One Scomber japonicus isolate fScoJap1 chromosome 1, fScoJap1.pri, whole genome shotgun sequence DNA window includes the following coding sequences:
- the LOC128364350 gene encoding alpha-2Db adrenergic receptor-like, translating into MNFSDSPVTATMPTALTPNSSLENVSQASSPSSRSPPLLPHSQVASVFIVLVVTVIILGTVVGNVLVVVAVFTSRALRAPQNLFLVSLASADILVATLVIPFSLANEVMGYWYFGSTWCSFYLALDVLFCTSSIVHLCAISLDRYWSVTKAVSYNRKRTPKRIKAMISVVWLISIVISSPPLLMTQKEETWDLDAGDEGDDTHRQECLLNNQTWYILSSCLVSFFAPGVIMILVYCKIYHVAKQRASTVFVAKNVMERQPSQSETCFEGTARTCQRKGAGICGKPQYELDSPRPVKRHSSSNIDSNSSSHKRGELDDIDLEEKNCEIKTTSSFPSSLRFPRRAAVRVKTEEVNDAEGAGNRLKPPPSCASISWASSDHCSHFLLPSPVSLRSRQMSLSKNKVAQMREKRFTFVLAVVMGVFVLCWFPFFFTYSLHAVCRENCTIPDTLFNLFFWIGYCNSCLNPIIYTIFNRDFRRAFKKILFPTHKRT; encoded by the exons ATGAACTTCTCGGATTCACCCGTGACGGCCACGATGCCGACCGCTTTAACACCCAACTCTTCTCTGGAGAACGTCAGCCAGGCGTCATCTCCCTCGTCCAGatctcctcctctacttcctcaCTCGCAGGTGGCGTCGGTGTTCATCGTGCTGGTGGTCACGGTCATCATCCTGGGGACCGTAGTGGGTAACGTGCTGGTCGTGGTGGCCGTGTTCACCAGCCGAGCCCTGCGTGCACCTCAGAACCTCTTCCTGGTGTCTCTGGCGTCAGCGGACATACTGGTGGCGACCCTGGTCATCCCCTTCTCCTTGGCTAATGAG gttaTGGGCTACTGGTACTTTGGTTCCACCTGGTGCTCCTTCTACCTGGCTCTGGACGTCCTCTTTTGCACTTCCTCCATCGTCCATCTCTGCGCCATCAGCCTCGACCGCTACTGGTCCGTCACTAAAGCCGTCAGCTATAACCGCAAACGGACGCCCAAACGGATTAAAGCGATGATCAGCGTCGTGTGGCTCATATCCATCGTCATCTCTTCGCCGCCGCTCCTCATGACGCAGAAAGAGGAGACTTGGGATTTGGACGCGGGCGACGAGGGCGACGACACGCACAGGCAAGAGTGTCTTCTCAACAACCAGACGTGGTACATCCTGTCCTCCTGCCTCGTGTCTTTCTTCGCCCCGGGAGTCATCATGATACTGGTTTATTGTAAGATCTACCACGTCGCCAAGCAGAGGGCCTCTACCGTGTTCGTGGCGAAGAACGTGATGGAGCGGCAGCCGTCGCAGTCCGAGACCTGCTTCGAAGGCACCGCCAGGACTTGTCAAAGAAAGGGAGCCGGGATCTGCGGGAAACCCCAGTACGAGCTGGACAGCCCGCGGCCCGTGAAGCGACACAGCTCCTCCAACATagacagcaacagcagcagccacaaGAGAGGAGAACTGGATGATATTGACTTAGAAGAGAAGAACTGCGAGATAAAAACCACTTCCTCGTTTCCCTCTTCACTCCGCTTCCCCAGGAGAGCCGCCGTGAGGGTGAAAACAGAGGAGGTGAATGACGCTGAGGGGGCAGGAAACAGGTTGAAGCCTCCTCCTTCCTGCGCTTCAATATCATGGGCGTCATCTGACCACTGCTcccacttcctcctcccttctcccgtGTCTCTGCGTAGCCGGCAGATGTCTCTGTCCAAAAACAAAGTGGCTCAGATGAGGGAGAAGCGCTTTACGTTTGTTCTGGCGGTGGTGATGGGCGTTTTTGTCCTGTGCTGGTTCCCGTTcttcttcacttacagcctccATGCCGTCTGCAGGGAGAACTGCACGATCCCCGACACGCTCTTCAACCTCTTTTTCTGGATCGGTTACTGCAACAGCTGCCTGAATCCCATCATATACACTATTTTTAACCGAGACTTCAGGAGGGCCTTCAAGAAGATTTTATTCCCAACCCATAAACgaacataa